The Dromaius novaehollandiae isolate bDroNov1 chromosome 19, bDroNov1.hap1, whole genome shotgun sequence genome contains the following window.
GGGGCGGGGCAGACGAGCGCGACCTCCGGCCGGCCGGAGTGGCGTCACATCCGcttccggcggcggcggcggcggcgccgcggggatgtgggcggcgcggcggctgctggcgctggggctggtgctgggcgcggcggtggcggcgcgcgGCGACCCCGCGCCCGTCACCTGCGGCTCCGTGGTGAAGCTGCTCAACGTGCGCCACAACGTCCGCCTCCACTCGCACGACGTGCGCTACGGATCCGGTAACggcatcccccccccctcctccgccacCGGGAGGGCCTGACccttcccggcagcccccgcggagGGCCTGGCGCCGGTGCCGGTTCCGGCGCTGACCCGCCGTCCCCCCTCCGCAGGCAGCGGGCAGCAGTCGGTGACCGGCGTGTCGGCGGTGGACGACAGCAACAGCTACTGGCGGGTGCGGGGCCGCACGGCGGCGGCGTGTGAGCGCGGCGCGCCGGTGCGCTGCGGCCAGGCCATCCGCCTCACGCACCTCGGCACCGGCCGCAACCTCCACAGCCACCGCTTCACCTCCCCGCTCTCCGGCAACCAGGTGCGGCCGCGTCCCGCCCCCCCACCGGGGGgagaccccccccacccctccacccCCCGGGTGCCGGTAACGGGCGCCTCTCGTTGCAGGAGGTGAGCGCCTTCGGGGAGGCCGGCGAGGGCGACGACCTGGACGACTGGACGGTGGTGTGCGGCGGGAGCTACTGGGCGCGGGACGGCGAGGTGCGCTTCAGGCACGCCTCCACCGACGTCTTCCTCGCGGTGACGGGCGAGCAGTACGGGCGGCCCATCCACGGGCAGAAGGAGGTGCACGGcgccgcctcccccagccccagtgaCGCCTGGCGGGTCATGGAGGGCGTCTTCGTGCAACCCGGCGAGCTGCTGAAGGCGCAGCGGTACCACGCCGAGCTGTGACGGACCAGGGCACAGCCCCGCGCTGCGGCGTCAGGGCCGCCGAGGGA
Protein-coding sequences here:
- the SDF2 gene encoding stromal cell-derived factor 2, which encodes MWAARRLLALGLVLGAAVAARGDPAPVTCGSVVKLLNVRHNVRLHSHDVRYGSGSGQQSVTGVSAVDDSNSYWRVRGRTAAACERGAPVRCGQAIRLTHLGTGRNLHSHRFTSPLSGNQEVSAFGEAGEGDDLDDWTVVCGGSYWARDGEVRFRHASTDVFLAVTGEQYGRPIHGQKEVHGAASPSPSDAWRVMEGVFVQPGELLKAQRYHAEL